In Kaistella sp. 97-N-M2, the sequence CGACTTAAAAAGTCGCTTGCATTATTTCAGTAAAATCTTACCAGTTAGAACCGCCACGACTTCCGCCGCCGTATCCGCTTCCACCGCCGCTACCGCCACGATTTCCGCCTCCGTAACCACCACCGCCTGAACGGTTGTTGTCAAAACTTCTTCTTGGTTTGTCTTCTCTTGGCTTAGCTTCAGAAATGTTAAGTTCTTTACCGTCCAATTCTTTTCCGTTAAGAGCTTCGATAGCATTCTTGCCATCTTCGTCGCTCATTTCTACAAATCCGAAACCTCTGGATCTACCGGTTTCTCTGTCTGTGATAATTTTGGCAGAAGAAACTTCTCCAAATTCTGAAAATAAATCTTGCAACGATTGTTCTTGTGTTGCGTAATTGATGTTTGAAACAAAAATGTTCATCATAAAAAAAATTAAAAAATTAATACTTGATTGTAAATTATAAATGAAACTCAACAATTGATGAACAAAGATTGATTTCGGATATAAAAACGGTTGCAAGATACAATATTAAATTAATAATGCAAATATTATTTACTATTTTATGCAACTTCTTCTCCCGCATGCGCTTCCAAAAGTTTAAACCAGTCTTCCATCTCTAAATGAACGTTTACGGCCTGTTTTAATTTTTTTACGCTTTCAACCCGCGAAGTACCGATAACAGGGAGAATCTTTGCAGGATGTTTCAGAAGAAAAGCCAGCAGAATCTGGTTTTCTTCCGCGCCGTATTTCGCGCAAAGTTCATCGAGAACTTTTTTAATTCTTGCGTTTTCTTCGGATTTCTCCGAGAAATAATTTCCCATCACCGACCACGCCATCGGCTGAAGTTTTTTCAGCATCAGCTGATCCAACGTACCATCGTAAAAAGCGTCGGTGCGATTTAAAGAAATTTCTACCTGATTTGTTATGATCGGAAACGCCTCGTTGATCAGATCAAACTGCGACGGAGAAAAGTTGGAAACGCCGAAGTGAAGGACTTTTTTCTGCTCCCTCAAAACCTTAAAAGCCCCGGCAATTTCGTCCGGATCCATAAGAGGCGAGGGCCGGTGAAGCAGAAGCACATCCAGATAATCGGTCTTTAAGTTGTCCAAACTTTGGTCGACGGATTTTAAAATATGGTCTTTCGAATAGTTGTAGGATTTTAGATTGAAAGGCCTGTTTTTACACGGCATCTGAATGCCACATTTGGAGATGAACTGCACTTCTTCGCGCTTAATGTCCATTTCACTAAAAGCCTCGCCGAACAGTTTTTCGGTCGTGTAATCGCCATAAAGGTCGGCGTGATCGAAGGTTGTAAGGTTTTCGTTCACGGAAGTTTCAATCAGTTTCTGGACGTTTTTTGCAGAATGATTGGCGCCCCAAATTCCCCAGCGCATGGTCCCGACAATAATGGACGAAAAGTTCATAGTTGTATATTTACTCAAATGTAAAAATTATCTCGGAACTTTTAACATTTGAAAGTCGTATTTGCCACATAATATTTTTAACTTTGACTAAAATTTATCGTATTATGAAGAAGATTTCTATTTTATTTCTTTCTCTCTTCTCGGCCTTCCTTTTTTCTCAATGCGCAGATCCTTTGGCGACAAGCGATTCTGCGGTATCCAAAAATAAAATTTATCCAAACCCAAGCAACGGAACTTTCACTTTTGTGGCCGGAAGAGCCACAAATGTCAGCATTGCTGATGTTTCGGGGCGCGTGATCTATACGGGAAATGTTGTGAAAGGTACGAACGTTATTTCGGTAAAAACGACCTCCGGTGTATACGTGCTGATTTATCAAGCGGAAGGAAAAAAAGAATCTACTAAATTAATTATTAAATAATTGAGTCTTATAATTAGTTTGAACTCATTCTGTGCCACTGCAGGATGAGTTTTTTTTGAATCTTTTTTTGAGGACATTTTATAAAAAGATCCAATTTGCGACCCGGCTTGAGCGGAAATCCTTTTTTCTTAGCGGCGGCTGCGCCGCCGCTAAGAAAAAAGATTGGGAGCGGAAGACGGAATTTGTCGCCCAAAAAACAGATATGAACAATATAATAATTTTTTTGTAACCTTTCGCTACTTCTTGTCGTATAATCTATTGCAGTCCTAAAGGGGACCGTTTTATACTACATGAGACAATTAAAAATTACAAAGCAGGTTACCAACAGGGAAACCGCATCGCTGGACAAGTATTTACAGGAAATCGGAAAAGTAGATTTGATTACCGCCGACGAAGAGGTGGATTTGGCGCAGAAAATTCGTGCCGGAGACCGTGTCGCCCTGGAAAAACTCATAAAAGCCAACTTGCGTTTCGTGGTTTCTGTTTCTAAACAATACCAAAACCAAGGGCTTTCCCTCCCCGATCTCATCAACGAAGGAAATCTTGGGTTAATGAAAGCCGCAAAAAGATACGATGAAACACGAGGTTTTAAATTTATTTCTTACGCAGTTTGGTGGATCCGTCAATCAATTCTGCAGGCTTTGGCTGAACAGTCGCGGATTGTACGTTTGCCGTTGAATAAGATTGGATCGATCAACAAGATCAACAAAGCTTACGCGCATTTGGAGCAGGAAAACGAAAGACCACCGTCCCCGGAAGAGTTGGCGGAAGTTTTGGATATGAGCGAAGACGACATTAAGGAATCCATGAAAAACTCCGGAAGACATTTGTCCATGGATGCACCGTTGGTGGAAGGTGAAGATTCGAATTTATACGATGTTTTGCGTTCCGGTGAATCTCCGAGTCCGGACAAAGATCTGATGCTGGAATCGTTGCAGATCGAGATCGAAAGAGCGTTGCAGACTTTGACTCCACGCGAGGCAGATTTGGTGCGTTTGTATTTTGGTTTGAACGGAAAACATCCGATGACTTTAGAAGAAATCGGCGAAACTTTTGACCTTACGAGAGAAAGAGTCCGTCAGATCAAAGAAAAAGCGATCAAAAGATTGAAGCACAATACGAGAAGCAAGATTTTGAAATCTTATTTAGGGAAATAAAACTTTTAAAATCTCTTCCTCGAAGAAAATAAAAAAAACCATCTTATTTTAAGGTGGTTTTTGTTTGCCGCATATGCGGAAATTTGTACCGGATTTAACGTAAGGTTCGCCTTTTTTTTAAAAATATTTTTATTATCAGGAAGCGCGATTAGAAATTTTCCTTTTAGTCCGCGAATTTGCTGCATAAAACGAGTGAATTTGAAGACATACTTTCTAGGAAGTTTCAAAATTTTTACGCGCCAGTTCTTTCCGGACGCGGCTTAAACTTTCCGGCGTAATCCCGAGGTACGAGGCGACCATCCACTGCGGCACGCGCAACATAATATCCGGATACATTTTGATGAAATTCATATATCTTTCCTCAGCGGTTTCTGCCAACAGCGAGTTCACACGATTCTGCAGATTTCGAATATGTTTTTGCAGAAGCAGATCGTTGTTTTCCGCGGTGTGCGGATATTTTTCAATAATTCCTGTAAAAAAGTCGTTCGATAAAAGCAATACTTCCGACTCCTCCACGGCTTCGATATAATATTTGGATTTTTCGTGAAAATACAGCGAACTGCGGTCTGACATCAACCATTTCTCCGGTGCAAACTGAATAATGTGTTCTCTGCCGTTTTTATCGATGGAAAACATCCGCAGCAGTCCTTTTTCCACAAAAAAGGTTTGGTTACAAACGTCACCATCGCGCAGCAGAAACTTATTTTTCGCGACTTTCTTCTTCATATAAAAACTGCTGCACGCGGAAATGGAATCTTTCGGGATTTCCAGGATTTCGGATAAATAGGTTTCGATATTCTCCATGGCGGAAGTTTTTTTTAAAGTAAAGAAACAGAAATACTCTGGTGCGAAGCGTCTTTCACGGCTTTTCCGTTTTCCAGCACGATGAGTTGCGGGCTTTGGTGAATAACATCGAAATCGTCGGCGATTTTATTGGAAAGGTTGCGGTGCGCGATGAGATCCAGAAAATAGTAGGAAATATCTTTGTCGGAGTTCCGCACTTCCTTTTCGAAATTTTTCAAAACGGTTTTGCTGATGAAACAGCGTGTAGAATGTTTAAAAATAGCAACCTTTTTTGTGGCAGATTCTGCTACTGCTTTGTTAAGATCCGCTTCGGAATCAAGACTTTTCCAGATCGCAGATGAAGATTCTTCTTCTTCGGAACCTCCGAATAATTTATTTAAAAAACTCATGTATTTAATTTTGTTTGGGTACTGTGGGAAGATTTTCTTGCCCACTTATAATGTCGCCGCAAAAATACGGTTTCCTTTCGAAACACTTTCGTGCGCTTCACAGATTGGTTTTCCTTACCAGCCTTTCTCTTTTTTCAGATTTTCGATGTGCGCGTAATGATGATTGCAGTGCCACGCGTAAAATGCAATACTTTCGCGCAGAGAAATATTTCTGTTTTGCTCCGGATGATAAAAAGTACACGCAAAATCCCGGTTCGTAAGGGCTTTCATTTCGTAAACCCAGCGTTTATGCAGGCCTTTAAGAAGTTGCAGCGCAGGTTTTATCTCGATGCTGAAACTGTCCTGTAATTCCGCCCACTTCGCCTCGTCGTAGGTTTTAACAGTCGGATTGTCTTCGGTTAAAGCAAGTTTAAAACGGATGAAACTGTTCATATGACTGTCCGAAATATGGTTAATAAGTTGCCGAACTTTCCAGCCGCCTTCTCGGTACTGCGTATCTAGCTGGTCATCGGTCCAATGTTCTACCAGCAGTTTTAGTTTTCCGGGGAAATCTTTGATGGTTTTAATGTAACGGTCGAGATCCTGGTCGGAAATACTTTCGCGGTCCAGAAATTTCCCGATGGGATATTTTTTATGCTCTAATTTGTCCATTTTATTTTTCTTGGTTTGACTATTTGGCTGATAGCACATATTGGCGGATGTTTTGCTTTTTACCTTGTAAATTTACTACAAAAAAAGTTCAATTCGAAATCATCCGAAAAATTTAAGAATATGAAAAAAGCCCTGATTATCGTCGATATGCAAAATGATTTTTTTGAAGGTGGCGCACTTGCCGTGCCCGGAGCCTCGGAGATCATTCCTTACGTTAATCTTCTGATGGAAGAAAATGAATACGAGCAAATTATCCTTACGCAGGACTGGCACCCCTCAGATCACAAAAGTTTCGCCTCAAACAACGGTAAAAAAGTTGGCGATACGATTATTTTAAACGGCATTCCTCAGTTCATGTGGCCGGATCACTGTGTTCAGGGAACGCATGGTGCGGAATTTCACAAAGATCTGAACCAGGAAAAAGTGACGCACATCATTCAAAAAGGAAAAAATGCTGACTTCGACAGTTACAGTGGATTTCAGGATAATAACCATTTCGTAAAAACAGGATTGGATGATTTTTTGAAATATCACGACATTCAACTGGTTGAAATCGTCGGTTTGGCGCTGGACTATTGCGTTAAGTTCACCTGTCTGGATGCAGCCCAACTCGGTTATATTACTTGTCTGCATTTCAACGGAACGCGCGCGGTGAACGTGAAGCCCGATAACGCAAAAGAAGCCATCTACGAAATGCTTCAAAATACCGTTACTGTTTTGGGATAAATAATTTTAAAAACAATCGAAAACTCTGCAGATTCTGTGGAGTTTTTTTGAATTTTTAATCAAAGAAATCTCGTCCAAAATATTTATTTTTATAAAAATTTTACCTTGAAGAACCTTCCGCTGATTTTCGTCCTTCTTTTTGCAACCTCCTGCGTTTCCGTTAAAAAATTCAACAAAAAACTCGAAATTCCAATTGAAGCCGCCAAATTGAGAGAAGATGTGGATTTCGCGAACCAAAAACTTCAAAAACTTCATCCTAATTTATACTGGTACATCACCAAAGAAAAACTCGATTATAAATTCGACAGTTTAAAAACGACCATTACACAACCTTTAAAGCCGAACGAATTCTATCAAAAGCTCGCGCCGGTTATTTCGGATATCCGCGAAGGTCATCTGCGGTTGGTTCCCGTGAGCAAAAGATTGTCCCGAAAAGAAATTAAAAATCTCAAAAAACAGAAAGGCTTGCTGAGCCGTTACAATTTTGTTTTGGAGGGCGACCGGATCTTCGTGAAAGACAACGCGGATAAGATTCCGGATATGAATGTCGGCACGGAAATTCTCGCACTGAAAGACATTCCCGCAAAAGACCTGCTCCAAAAATACCGGCCTTTCGTGAATAGTGATGGCTTTAACGAAACTTTTCAAAAATATATTCTGGCTTTACGCTGGCTGGCATATTTCACGGCGGAATACGGGATTCTGGACAGTGTGAAAGTAGAAACGCGCTATCAGAATGAAATAAAAACTTTTTACCTGCACCGCGAAAAAATTTCGAAGGAAGAAAAAAAGGAGGAAGAAGCCCAAAATAAAAAACTCACGAAAAGCGAAACTGGCAAAACAAAAGATTACAACATCGTTACGAAGACTTTTAACCGCGATCTTCAGTTTCCCACAGTAGACAGCGCGGTGGCGTACATGAAGATCAAAACATTTTCGGGCACCTATTCCAAAAAATTCTATAAAGAAAGTTTCGCGGTCCTGAAAAAATCTCCGGCAAAGTATTTAATTCTGGATGTGCGCGATAATCTGGGTGGTTCGCTGTCGGAAATCAACAACCTCTATTCTTACCTCGTTTCGGATCAATTTAAATTCATCAACGATATTGAAGTAACGTCGCGTTCGTCAATGTTCCACGTGAATTATTTGTCGAGTGTTCCCCTTTTGCTGAAGCCTTTTACCATCATTGGATACCCGTTCTACCTGGCCGGAACCGCGCTTTCTGTGAAGAAAGTGGATGACCGGTTTTACTTAAAAAATAACGGAATTTTTGCCCTGAAGAAACCGAAGGAAAATAATTTTAAAGGAAAAGTTTATGTCCTAATTAACGGAAGCAGCTTCTCCGCATCTTCCATTATTTCCTCCAAATTAAAGGGCGACGGCAGAGCATTTTTGGTGGGCGAAGAAACCGGTGGCGCCAACGACGGCACGGTGGCGGGACAGTACGCGATAGAAAAGCTCCCGAATTCCAAACTGTATTTGCCTGTTGGTTTGATGTTGATTCAGCCCAATATTCAGTTCACGCACACGAAAAAAGGCGTAACGCCGGACAAGGAAATTCTGTTGACAACAGAGGAAGTTTTGCAGAAAAAAGATATTCAGCAGGAATGGATTATGAACCAAATAAAATCCAGTGAAGAAAAGATGAAATTATGATTCGGCGATCTCTTTAACTTTGGCTAAGGCGCGCGGAAAAGAATTTGTAAAATAATCTTTAAACTCGGCGACGGTATTTACAGTGACGGTCAATTTGGTGCCACTTTCGGTCTCCAAAAGATCATAATATTCGATGGCATTGTCTCCAAATGTTTTCTCTTGCGATACGCCGTCGATGACTTCGCCAAAATGTTTAAAATGCATGGCAGTAAACGGTTCCACCTTTTCGACGATGCCAAAAAGTCCATGCTCGCCCGGAGATAAAAACCGAATATCGTTTCCTTCCACCATTTCGCCTTCGTAATAGGAACCTCTGATAAAGGAAGAAGTCCAGGCGCGGTAAGTCTTGTCTTCCCAAAGCACATTCCAGACTTTTTCCGCAGAAGCATTAATTTCGATTGTAAAAGTTAAGGTTTTCACTTTTTTTACTTTATATTGAAGCGTATTTTGAAGCTTTCAATTAAAAAAATTCGAGTTTGAACGTAGTGGCATCAAATAAAAGACCAAAAAAAACTCCTTTTTACGGGAGTTTTTTAAATGATGAAGTGGCAAAATATTAGTTAAGCGCTTCTACGCTCATAATTTCAATCTTCTTTTCGCCGTCTTTAAAAGGCCAGTCGATAATATCGCCTACTTTATTTCCGACCGTCGCCAACGCAATGTCCGATAAAATAGAAAGTTTCCCCCGCTTCACTTTTTCAAGGGACGCCGGCACAAACTGATAATTGCGCTCCTGATTGGAGGAATAATCTTTAATCCTCACCTGGCTGTTGATGGTAACCACGTCGGCTGGCAATTCTTTCCGCAGGACCTGTTTTGCGCCTTTAAGTTGAGCCAATAGAATTTCTTCTT encodes:
- a CDS encoding Crp/Fnr family transcriptional regulator encodes the protein MENIETYLSEILEIPKDSISACSSFYMKKKVAKNKFLLRDGDVCNQTFFVEKGLLRMFSIDKNGREHIIQFAPEKWLMSDRSSLYFHEKSKYYIEAVEESEVLLLSNDFFTGIIEKYPHTAENNDLLLQKHIRNLQNRVNSLLAETAEERYMNFIKMYPDIMLRVPQWMVASYLGITPESLSRVRKELARKNFETS
- a CDS encoding GreA/GreB family elongation factor; the protein is MSDSIVLTTGVYDLIKDHLRRKKTTKEEEEILLAQLKGAKQVLRKELPADVVTINSQVRIKDYSSNQERNYQFVPASLEKVKRGKLSILSDIALATVGNKVGDIIDWPFKDGEKKIEIMSVEALN
- the ytxJ gene encoding bacillithiol system redox-active protein YtxJ — its product is MSFLNKLFGGSEEEESSSAIWKSLDSEADLNKAVAESATKKVAIFKHSTRCFISKTVLKNFEKEVRNSDKDISYYFLDLIAHRNLSNKIADDFDVIHQSPQLIVLENGKAVKDASHQSISVSLL
- the pncA gene encoding bifunctional nicotinamidase/pyrazinamidase, whose protein sequence is MKKALIIVDMQNDFFEGGALAVPGASEIIPYVNLLMEENEYEQIILTQDWHPSDHKSFASNNGKKVGDTIILNGIPQFMWPDHCVQGTHGAEFHKDLNQEKVTHIIQKGKNADFDSYSGFQDNNHFVKTGLDDFLKYHDIQLVEIVGLALDYCVKFTCLDAAQLGYITCLHFNGTRAVNVKPDNAKEAIYEMLQNTVTVLG
- a CDS encoding S41 family peptidase translates to MKNLPLIFVLLFATSCVSVKKFNKKLEIPIEAAKLREDVDFANQKLQKLHPNLYWYITKEKLDYKFDSLKTTITQPLKPNEFYQKLAPVISDIREGHLRLVPVSKRLSRKEIKNLKKQKGLLSRYNFVLEGDRIFVKDNADKIPDMNVGTEILALKDIPAKDLLQKYRPFVNSDGFNETFQKYILALRWLAYFTAEYGILDSVKVETRYQNEIKTFYLHREKISKEEKKEEEAQNKKLTKSETGKTKDYNIVTKTFNRDLQFPTVDSAVAYMKIKTFSGTYSKKFYKESFAVLKKSPAKYLILDVRDNLGGSLSEINNLYSYLVSDQFKFINDIEVTSRSSMFHVNYLSSVPLLLKPFTIIGYPFYLAGTALSVKKVDDRFYLKNNGIFALKKPKENNFKGKVYVLINGSSFSASSIISSKLKGDGRAFLVGEETGGANDGTVAGQYAIEKLPNSKLYLPVGLMLIQPNIQFTHTKKGVTPDKEILLTTEEVLQKKDIQQEWIMNQIKSSEEKMKL
- a CDS encoding T9SS type A sorting domain-containing protein, encoding MKKISILFLSLFSAFLFSQCADPLATSDSAVSKNKIYPNPSNGTFTFVAGRATNVSIADVSGRVIYTGNVVKGTNVISVKTTSGVYVLIYQAEGKKESTKLIIK
- a CDS encoding YfiT family bacillithiol transferase — encoded protein: MDKLEHKKYPIGKFLDRESISDQDLDRYIKTIKDFPGKLKLLVEHWTDDQLDTQYREGGWKVRQLINHISDSHMNSFIRFKLALTEDNPTVKTYDEAKWAELQDSFSIEIKPALQLLKGLHKRWVYEMKALTNRDFACTFYHPEQNRNISLRESIAFYAWHCNHHYAHIENLKKEKGW
- a CDS encoding RNA polymerase sigma factor RpoD/SigA, whose product is MRQLKITKQVTNRETASLDKYLQEIGKVDLITADEEVDLAQKIRAGDRVALEKLIKANLRFVVSVSKQYQNQGLSLPDLINEGNLGLMKAAKRYDETRGFKFISYAVWWIRQSILQALAEQSRIVRLPLNKIGSINKINKAYAHLEQENERPPSPEELAEVLDMSEDDIKESMKNSGRHLSMDAPLVEGEDSNLYDVLRSGESPSPDKDLMLESLQIEIERALQTLTPREADLVRLYFGLNGKHPMTLEEIGETFDLTRERVRQIKEKAIKRLKHNTRSKILKSYLGK
- a CDS encoding SRPBCC domain-containing protein; this translates as MKTLTFTIEINASAEKVWNVLWEDKTYRAWTSSFIRGSYYEGEMVEGNDIRFLSPGEHGLFGIVEKVEPFTAMHFKHFGEVIDGVSQEKTFGDNAIEYYDLLETESGTKLTVTVNTVAEFKDYFTNSFPRALAKVKEIAES
- a CDS encoding RNA recognition motif domain-containing protein, producing MMNIFVSNINYATQEQSLQDLFSEFGEVSSAKIITDRETGRSRGFGFVEMSDEDGKNAIEALNGKELDGKELNISEAKPREDKPRRSFDNNRSGGGGYGGGNRGGSGGGSGYGGGSRGGSNW
- a CDS encoding aldo/keto reductase family oxidoreductase, whose translation is MNFSSIIVGTMRWGIWGANHSAKNVQKLIETSVNENLTTFDHADLYGDYTTEKLFGEAFSEMDIKREEVQFISKCGIQMPCKNRPFNLKSYNYSKDHILKSVDQSLDNLKTDYLDVLLLHRPSPLMDPDEIAGAFKVLREQKKVLHFGVSNFSPSQFDLINEAFPIITNQVEISLNRTDAFYDGTLDQLMLKKLQPMAWSVMGNYFSEKSEENARIKKVLDELCAKYGAEENQILLAFLLKHPAKILPVIGTSRVESVKKLKQAVNVHLEMEDWFKLLEAHAGEEVA